The Thiohalophilus sp. genome segment CAACATGGTGGCGCTGGTCGAAGGCCAGCCGCAGCTGCTCAATCTGCATCAGATCCTGGCGGCGTTCATCCGCCATCGCCGCGAGGTGGTGACCCGCCGTACCGTGTTCGATCTACGCAAGGCGCGCGAGAAGGCCCATGTGCGCGAAGGCCTGGCCATTGCGCTGGCCAACATCGATCAGATCATTGCTCTGATCAAGGCGGCCAAAAATCCGGCCGAAGCCAAGGAACAGTTGATGTCCACCCTGTGGGAGCCGGGCGTGGTCAACCAGATGCTGGAACGTACCGGCGCCGCGGCTTCGCGGCCGGAAGGGCTGGCACCTGAATTCGGCCTGGTCGAAGGGCGTTACCGCCTCTCCGATGCGCAGGCCCAGGCGATCCTGGACATGCGCCTGCACCGTCTGACCGGACTGGAACAGGACAAGATTCTCAACGAATACGAAGAGCTGCTCAAACAGATCGAGGAACTGCTCGCCATTCTGGCCAGCAGCGAACGGTTAATGCAGGTGATTCGTGATGAGCTGGCGGAAATGCGCGCTCAATACGGCGATGAACGGCGTACCGAAATCATCGCCAGCCAGGAAGATCTGACCATCGAGGACCTGATCACCGAAGAAGATGTGGTGGTAACGCTCTCTCACGAAGGTTATGCCAAGGCCCAACCGATTACGGCCTACACCTCGCAACGTCGAGGCGGCAAGGGTAAGGCAGCCACGTCGGTCAAGGATGAGGACTTTATCGACAAACTGTTCGTGGCCAGCACCCACGACACGATTCTCTGTTTCTCCAGTCGCGGCAAGGTCTACTGGCTGAAGGTCTACGAACTGCCGCAGGCCGGGCGCACCGCACGCGGACGTCCCATTGTCAATCTGTTGCCGATGGAAGAGGGCGAGCGCATCAATGCGATTTTGCCGATTCGCGAATACGCGGAAGGCCAGTTCATCTTCTTTGCCACCAGCAACGGCACCGTGAAGAAAACGCCATTGACCGATTTCTCCCGCCCGCGCGCCTCGGGCATTATCGCCATCGAGTTGCGCGAGGACGATCATCTGATCGGCGTGGAACTGACCCGCGGCGATCAGGATGTGTTGCTGTTCAGTAATGCCGGCAAGGCGATCCGTTTCAACGAGCAGGATGTGCGCGCCATGGGCCGCAGCTCGGTCGGCGTGCGCGGTATGAAGCTGCAATCGGAGCAGCATGTCATCTCGCTGATCATCGCCAGCGAAGGTGACATCCTGACCGCCACCGAAAATGGTTACGGCAAGCGTACCGGGGTGGACGACTATCCCCGTCACGGTCGCGGCGGCCAGGGCGTCAAGTCGATCCAGACCAGCGAGCGTAACGGCGAAGTCATCGGCGCCGAACTGGTGGGTGAAGAAGATGAAATCATGCTCATCACCAGCCGCGGCACCCTGGTGCGCACCAAAGTCGACGAAGTCTCGATCATGGGCCGCAACACCCAGGGCGTGAAACTGATCAGCCTCGGCGAAGGCGAAAAACTTTCCGGCATCGAAAGAATCGCCAAGATCAGTGACGAGGAACGAGTGACGAGTGACGAGGAATAACCAGCGAGTCGCCGGTCCTCGTTACTCGTCACTCGTACCTCGGCCCTTGTCGAACAGAATATGAAAACAGCGAAAAACAGGTAAAACGTTTCCAAGTAATCAAATATCAGGAGTTTGTATGAATCGTGTATTTAATTTCAGCGCCGGTCCGGCGATGTTGCCCCAGGAAGTCCTGGAGCGCGCTCGCGAGGAAATGCTTGACTGGCACGGTACCGGTATGTCGGTGATGGAGATGAGCCATCGCGGCAAGGAGTTCATGTCAATTGCCGAGAAAGCCAGCAGTGATCTGCGTGAGCTGATGGCGATTCCGGAGAATTACGAGATTCTGTTTTTACAGGGCGGCGCCAGCAGCCAGTTCGCCATGGTGCCGATGAACCTGCTGCGTGGTAAAACCAAAGCCGACTACATTAACACCGGGGCCTGGTCGAAAAAGGCCATTGGTGAAGCGAAAAAATTCTGCGACGTCAACCTGGCGGCGACCACCGAAGCCGACGGTTTCTCCAGTGCGCCAGAGCAAAAAGATCTGCAATTGAGCGGTGATGCCGCCTATATGCATTACACCCCCAACGAAACCATCGGCGGGGTGGAGTTCAACTACATTCCCGAGACCGGCGATGTGCCGCTGGTGGCGGACATGTCCTCGACGATTCTGTCACGGCCCATCGATGTGTCGAAATACGGCGTGATCTACGCCGGCGCGCAGAAGAACATCGGCCCGGCCGGTCTGACCGTGGTCATCGTGCGCAAGGATCTGATCGGCGAGACGCTGGATAAAACCCCGGCCATGTTCGATTATCAGGTGCATGCCGAAAATGACTCCATGGCCAATACCCCGCCGACCTACGGCTGGTACCTGGCCGGGCTGGTGTTCGAATGGCTGAAAGAGAAGGGCGGTCTGGAAGGCATGGCCGAGATCAACAAACGCAAGTCGGACAAACTGTATAACGCGATCGACAGTTCCGACTTTTATGCCAACCCGGTCAAGCCCGACTGCCGTTCGTGGATGAACGTGCCGTTTATCCTGGCCAATCCCGAACTGGACAAGACCTTCCTCGAGGAAGCCGCCAAACAGGGACTGACCAGCCTGAAAGGCCACCGCTCCGTCGGCGGCATGCGCGCCAGCATCTACAACGCCATGCCCGAAGCCGGCGTCGATACCCTGGTCGAGTTCATGGCCGACTTCGAAAAGCGACATGGCTAAAAAAACAGTAACGAGGGACGAGTAACGAGTTACGAGGTGATTTTGCAGGAGCTGATTTTATATCACCCCTCCCTGACCCTCCCCTTGAAGGGGAGGGGATGTCCTGCAAATAGCACGATCAGTCCCCCTCCCACAGGGAGGGGGTTAGGGGGAGGGGATAAATAAACACTCGGCGCTCGTAACTCGTCCCTCGGCC includes the following:
- the gyrA gene encoding DNA gyrase subunit A, translating into MSEFAKEVLPINIEEEMKQSYLDYAMSVIVGRALPDVRDGLKPVHRRVLYAMRELGNDWNKPYKKSARVVGDVIGKYHPHGDSAVYDTIVRMAQPFSLRYMLVDGQGNFGSVDGDAPAAMRYTEVRMAKIAHELLADIEKETVDYTLNYDETEYEPEILPARIPNLLVNGSAGIAVGMATNIPPHNLTEVINATLAMIDNPDITIQELMGYIPGPDFPTAGIINGARGIAEAYATGRGRIYVRARTEVEEMANGRQRIVVNELPYQVNKARLLERIAELVKEKKIEGISELRDESDKEGMRVVIELRRGEVVEVMLNNLYQHTQMQTVFGINMVALVEGQPQLLNLHQILAAFIRHRREVVTRRTVFDLRKAREKAHVREGLAIALANIDQIIALIKAAKNPAEAKEQLMSTLWEPGVVNQMLERTGAAASRPEGLAPEFGLVEGRYRLSDAQAQAILDMRLHRLTGLEQDKILNEYEELLKQIEELLAILASSERLMQVIRDELAEMRAQYGDERRTEIIASQEDLTIEDLITEEDVVVTLSHEGYAKAQPITAYTSQRRGGKGKAATSVKDEDFIDKLFVASTHDTILCFSSRGKVYWLKVYELPQAGRTARGRPIVNLLPMEEGERINAILPIREYAEGQFIFFATSNGTVKKTPLTDFSRPRASGIIAIELREDDHLIGVELTRGDQDVLLFSNAGKAIRFNEQDVRAMGRSSVGVRGMKLQSEQHVISLIIASEGDILTATENGYGKRTGVDDYPRHGRGGQGVKSIQTSERNGEVIGAELVGEEDEIMLITSRGTLVRTKVDEVSIMGRNTQGVKLISLGEGEKLSGIERIAKISDEERVTSDEE
- the serC gene encoding 3-phosphoserine/phosphohydroxythreonine transaminase; its protein translation is MNRVFNFSAGPAMLPQEVLERAREEMLDWHGTGMSVMEMSHRGKEFMSIAEKASSDLRELMAIPENYEILFLQGGASSQFAMVPMNLLRGKTKADYINTGAWSKKAIGEAKKFCDVNLAATTEADGFSSAPEQKDLQLSGDAAYMHYTPNETIGGVEFNYIPETGDVPLVADMSSTILSRPIDVSKYGVIYAGAQKNIGPAGLTVVIVRKDLIGETLDKTPAMFDYQVHAENDSMANTPPTYGWYLAGLVFEWLKEKGGLEGMAEINKRKSDKLYNAIDSSDFYANPVKPDCRSWMNVPFILANPELDKTFLEEAAKQGLTSLKGHRSVGGMRASIYNAMPEAGVDTLVEFMADFEKRHG